Proteins encoded by one window of Candidatus Methylomirabilota bacterium:
- the smc gene encoding chromosome segregation protein SMC, producing the protein MRLLRLTAFGFKSFAEKVEVTFEPGVTAIVGPNGCGKSNLSDAIRWALGEQSARLLRGDRMDDLIFAGNSIRKPLGMAEVSLIFTDNYGNIPTEFHEVTVTRRLYRSGESEYLLNHVPCRLRDITDLFLDTGLGAEPYALIEQGSIGSIVSAKPAERRLLIEEAAGIMTYKVRKRSALAKLEAAEQNLLRVSDIIREVERQKNSLKRQASKAERYRAYQDRALELKGFVKFSELQRLRQQLTLLQDTALTARNEVDSAQAAVVAVEAEQETIRIRELEQEQARAVSQERLHELRSCLSRDEAELNHVRQMLNESALRKQERRDRSAHLQGRRIVLEQQETDAKAQEQTLAGELEASRTQLDLKSSELHALEETIAAATRALEAKRRRLVQGAAGLADRRNHLTSLRERARLYGTQRDLAIERKARLDHQDCDLVPLEEAQRAVLDQVVERLNALQTERMALTQQAAEEETARETTKPQLEALRDETAKLRSRLASLIELSQSFEGYADGHRYLLTQKAKGEARVEGLKSSLADLLEVPARYERAIEALLGDALQGLVMQRTEDVQEAIRLLIERGQGRATFLLHPETLSLQPSAFSLHDGTSTTRLREALPSSTTSVEGLALDLVRCAEGDRPLVEALLADGIVVKELPDALALSNGLPAPFAIATLTGELVTSKGIIAGGPGGGSGILPRRREIARLRDRVRELHDNLQAVEASWEASCQRSARFAESLELLNQRLHELEIERLKAETAFAHTSAERRRLVQQIEVLTYEAGSHEEDLRALGEEIRSLEGSLMELEGQEQATQLETVKLEAEATARQQERDGLIREAGEYRVQLTALQGQREILTRGLARTVEELGEVSSELESLEAGLAEQQLRETKMETSTIQLQERLTSLVEEEQEAQRLVVAQDERRRELNESRQSIDENLRILKQSLAEKQQACSDTAIRLAELRNTTSLLEQALREEGPPDLDAIVLRLTGSGLGIDAANIELADLTTRIAELGAVNMAALEEYQELAERHRFLSAQVEDLSSSVQSLRTAISEINHTIQQRFSETLETVAGHLDRLWRCLIPGGQASLSMAEPEDGEEEPGVEMVVRIPGKRPTLNLLSGGEKALAALALLLALFHTRPSPFCLLDEVDAPLDDANAERFASLLKDMAASAQFLLITHNKRTMSAADLLYGVTMEEHGVSKLLSLRMNRAA; encoded by the coding sequence ATGCGGCTTCTGCGATTAACCGCGTTTGGCTTTAAATCGTTCGCTGAGAAGGTCGAGGTGACCTTCGAGCCCGGCGTGACTGCTATCGTGGGTCCGAACGGCTGCGGCAAGAGTAACCTCTCCGACGCAATTCGATGGGCGCTCGGCGAGCAGAGTGCGAGGCTGTTACGCGGGGATCGAATGGACGACCTGATCTTTGCAGGTAACAGTATCCGAAAGCCGCTTGGTATGGCGGAAGTCTCTCTGATCTTCACTGATAACTATGGCAACATCCCGACGGAATTTCACGAGGTGACGGTCACCCGCCGCTTGTATCGGTCCGGCGAGAGCGAGTACCTCCTGAATCACGTTCCGTGCCGGTTGCGCGATATCACCGATCTCTTCCTGGATACCGGGTTGGGGGCTGAGCCGTATGCACTGATCGAACAAGGCAGCATCGGCAGCATCGTCAGCGCCAAGCCGGCCGAACGTCGGCTCCTCATCGAGGAGGCTGCCGGCATTATGACTTACAAAGTGAGGAAGAGGTCCGCTCTCGCGAAGCTGGAAGCGGCAGAGCAGAACCTGCTCCGAGTGAGCGATATTATCCGAGAAGTGGAGCGGCAAAAGAACTCCCTCAAACGACAAGCGAGCAAGGCGGAACGCTACCGCGCCTACCAGGACCGGGCGCTCGAGCTCAAGGGCTTTGTAAAGTTCTCCGAGCTTCAGCGGTTGCGACAACAACTCACGCTGCTCCAGGATACAGCCCTGACCGCCCGGAATGAGGTAGATTCGGCACAGGCGGCAGTGGTTGCCGTGGAGGCTGAACAGGAGACCATACGTATTCGCGAGCTGGAGCAGGAACAGGCGAGGGCGGTCTCACAGGAGCGACTGCACGAACTGAGGAGCTGTCTGTCTCGCGATGAAGCCGAACTCAACCACGTGCGGCAGATGCTGAATGAATCAGCGCTTCGAAAACAGGAGCGGCGGGACCGCTCGGCGCACCTGCAAGGCCGACGTATAGTATTGGAGCAGCAGGAGACTGACGCAAAAGCGCAGGAACAGACTCTGGCCGGCGAGCTTGAAGCCAGCCGTACGCAGCTCGATCTCAAATCTTCGGAACTGCATGCGCTGGAAGAGACGATCGCGGCAGCGACGCGAGCGCTTGAGGCCAAGCGGCGGCGTCTCGTCCAGGGCGCGGCAGGTCTGGCAGACCGTCGCAATCACCTGACCAGCCTCCGGGAGAGGGCGCGCCTCTACGGCACTCAACGTGATCTGGCCATCGAACGCAAAGCCCGGCTCGATCACCAGGACTGCGACCTCGTCCCTTTGGAGGAGGCGCAGCGCGCGGTTCTCGATCAAGTAGTCGAACGACTGAACGCGCTGCAGACAGAGCGCATGGCGCTCACACAGCAGGCGGCGGAGGAGGAGACCGCCCGGGAGACCACAAAACCTCAACTGGAGGCGCTCCGGGATGAGACGGCCAAGCTCCGCAGTCGTCTGGCTTCGCTCATCGAGTTGAGTCAGAGTTTCGAAGGATACGCCGACGGCCACCGGTACCTCCTCACGCAAAAGGCCAAGGGAGAGGCGAGGGTCGAAGGGCTGAAGAGCTCGCTGGCCGATCTGCTTGAGGTGCCAGCCCGCTACGAGCGCGCCATCGAAGCGTTGCTCGGCGATGCCTTGCAGGGACTCGTAATGCAACGGACGGAAGATGTCCAAGAGGCCATTCGACTGCTTATCGAGCGGGGACAGGGTCGCGCAACCTTCCTCCTTCACCCCGAAACTCTCAGCCTTCAGCCTTCAGCCTTCAGCCTTCATGATGGGACATCGACGACTCGGCTGCGTGAGGCCCTTCCCTCTTCAACGACTTCAGTCGAGGGACTTGCGCTTGATCTGGTCCGCTGCGCCGAAGGCGATCGGCCACTCGTGGAAGCGCTCCTGGCCGATGGGATCGTCGTCAAGGAGCTGCCGGATGCGCTCGCTCTCAGCAACGGCCTCCCCGCCCCGTTTGCGATAGCCACACTCACCGGCGAACTCGTCACCAGCAAGGGGATCATCGCCGGCGGTCCGGGCGGGGGTTCCGGCATCCTTCCGAGACGGCGGGAAATCGCCCGGCTTCGAGATCGCGTCCGGGAGTTGCACGACAACCTTCAGGCGGTCGAAGCCTCATGGGAGGCGTCCTGCCAACGCTCAGCCCGTTTTGCGGAATCGTTGGAGTTGCTGAACCAGCGCCTGCACGAGCTGGAGATTGAGCGCCTCAAGGCGGAGACTGCATTTGCCCATACGAGCGCAGAACGGCGACGCCTTGTGCAGCAGATCGAGGTGCTGACCTATGAAGCCGGGAGTCATGAGGAGGACCTTCGCGCGCTCGGCGAAGAGATCCGCTCGCTCGAGGGCTCTCTCATGGAGCTCGAAGGCCAAGAGCAGGCTACTCAGCTCGAGACGGTGAAGCTCGAGGCCGAAGCGACCGCCCGGCAGCAGGAACGGGACGGCCTCATCCGGGAGGCGGGAGAATACCGCGTCCAACTCACGGCGCTGCAAGGTCAGCGGGAGATCCTGACCCGCGGTCTTGCCAGGACGGTCGAGGAACTCGGCGAGGTAAGTAGTGAACTGGAGTCGCTCGAAGCCGGGCTCGCCGAACAACAGCTCCGCGAGACGAAGATGGAGACTTCCACAATACAGCTTCAGGAGCGGCTAACTTCCCTGGTGGAGGAAGAGCAGGAGGCGCAGCGACTCGTCGTCGCACAGGATGAGAGACGTCGGGAGCTGAATGAGAGTCGGCAGTCGATCGACGAAAACCTTCGCATACTGAAGCAGTCGCTGGCCGAAAAACAGCAGGCCTGCAGCGACACGGCGATCCGGCTTGCCGAACTGCGAAATACGACCTCGCTCCTTGAGCAGGCACTGCGGGAAGAAGGGCCTCCCGATCTGGATGCCATTGTCCTGCGACTGACCGGCAGCGGCCTTGGAATCGACGCGGCCAACATCGAACTTGCGGATCTCACGACCAGGATTGCCGAACTGGGTGCGGTCAACATGGCCGCCCTGGAAGAATATCAGGAACTGGCCGAACGCCACCGCTTTCTCTCAGCTCAGGTCGAAGATCTCTCATCGTCTGTCCAGTCTCTCCGTACAGCCATTTCGGAGATTAACCATACCATTCAGCAGCGGTTCAGCGAGACCCTCGAGACCGTAGCCGGCCATCTGGACCGACTCTGGCGCTGCCTCATTCCGGGAGGCCAGGCGTCTCTCAGTATGGCCGAACCAGAGGATGGCGAAGAGGAGCCGGGGGTGGAGATGGTGGTTCGGATCCCCGGTAAGCGCCCAACCCTCAATCTGCTATCCGGAGGCGAGAAGGCGCTAGCCGCGCTGGCGCTTCTGCTGGCGCTATTCCACACTCGCCCCAGCCCCTTCTGCCTGCTGGACGAGGTCGATGCCCCCCTCGACGATGCGAACGCCGAGCGGTTTGCCTCGCTTCTGAAGGACATGGCCGCCAGCGCCCAATTCCTCCTCATCACTCACAACAAGCGGACGATGTCAGCCGCCGACCTTCTGTACGGCGTCACCATGGAGGAGCACGGGGTTTCAAAGCTCCTCTCTCTCCGTATGAACCGCGCAGCCTGA
- the rnc gene encoding ribonuclease III, translating to MIRIPSPPLALFGHRFRDPTLLEAALTHPSSTDPAQTDLRLRYQRLEFLGDAVWNLYVSDALVSLLPTASEGELTLRRANLVSAAALADMAQLHGLAPLVVLSKGEELTGGRQKARVLSTTFEAVIGAIYLDGGAKTIRDLARKACVGTLEGERLTLDPKTALQQLAQSRLHSTPRYRLIRRSGAAHAPTFEVEVMVGRLPIAKGKGRNRQEAEREAAHTALGSLTDQLSTTSGSHNIIDY from the coding sequence GTGATCCGGATCCCTTCCCCTCCTCTCGCCCTCTTCGGCCACCGGTTCCGAGACCCGACGCTCCTCGAAGCCGCCCTGACTCACCCCTCTTCCACCGATCCTGCGCAGACGGACCTCCGTCTTCGTTACCAGCGGCTTGAGTTTCTAGGCGATGCCGTCTGGAATCTCTATGTCAGCGACGCCCTCGTCTCTCTGCTTCCGACAGCCTCTGAGGGTGAACTCACCCTGCGTCGAGCCAACCTCGTGAGCGCCGCTGCCCTGGCTGACATGGCGCAACTCCACGGCCTTGCGCCGTTAGTCGTACTGAGCAAGGGAGAAGAGTTGACGGGGGGGAGGCAAAAGGCCAGGGTCCTCTCAACGACCTTCGAGGCTGTAATAGGAGCCATCTATCTGGATGGCGGCGCCAAGACGATCCGTGATCTGGCGCGGAAGGCCTGCGTCGGAACCCTTGAAGGAGAAAGGTTGACCCTCGATCCGAAAACCGCCTTGCAACAACTCGCTCAATCGCGCCTGCACTCGACCCCCCGTTATCGTCTCATTCGCCGGTCAGGCGCCGCCCACGCTCCGACGTTTGAAGTTGAGGTGATGGTCGGGCGGTTACCGATTGCAAAGGGCAAGGGGCGAAACCGACAAGAGGCTGAGCGGGAGGCCGCTCACACCGCGCTCGGATCATTGACGGACCAGTTATCTACAACATCTGGTAGTCATAATATAATTGACTACTGA
- a CDS encoding multicopper oxidase domain-containing protein, with translation MLRRLRFIVIAGVVAIFAVVTMVSQGYAHTAVGTCKDLGGHWDKIVSLTAATGKWTILAHDEIDHSKSVDADAWMYNGTVPGPTMTVTEGDKVCVQFTNNLPESTSVHFHGIKAPYIENANDGVPPVGAGLDIPGNGGMGAMHFTAPSAGGYMYHAHEDTTRQILLGLYGKIIVKSKFPTDNGYAFDDMWMLSEWRIDKDPKTNDYIDTVPAGLDADTLPDYFTIDGKAFDPVALGDKDDGVSKGNKLIVLKQGQRARLRMTGIGQWPHAMHMHGRNFQVVAKDGTALANPETMNTITVHPGEIYDIVFTAGFTTEDLGIWVFHCHLLDHATNHDVYPGGLISAVVITK, from the coding sequence ATGTTGAGACGTCTGAGGTTTATCGTTATAGCAGGTGTTGTGGCGATATTCGCAGTGGTCACTATGGTTTCTCAGGGTTACGCGCACACCGCCGTAGGAACATGCAAAGATCTTGGTGGGCATTGGGATAAGATTGTTAGTTTGACCGCAGCTACAGGCAAGTGGACCATCCTCGCGCATGACGAGATTGACCATTCAAAATCGGTAGATGCAGACGCGTGGATGTACAATGGGACCGTACCAGGACCGACCATGACAGTGACCGAAGGCGATAAGGTCTGCGTGCAGTTTACAAACAACCTCCCTGAGAGCACGAGTGTCCATTTTCACGGTATCAAAGCCCCGTATATCGAGAATGCGAATGACGGGGTGCCCCCAGTGGGTGCGGGGCTTGATATCCCGGGTAACGGAGGCATGGGGGCAATGCACTTTACAGCGCCCTCTGCCGGAGGCTATATGTATCACGCCCATGAGGACACCACCAGGCAGATTTTACTCGGGCTCTACGGGAAGATCATCGTAAAGTCGAAATTCCCCACCGATAACGGCTATGCTTTTGATGATATGTGGATGCTCTCCGAGTGGCGCATAGACAAGGACCCCAAGACTAATGATTATATTGACACTGTGCCGGCGGGCCTTGATGCGGACACTCTTCCCGACTACTTCACGATTGACGGCAAAGCCTTTGACCCTGTTGCGTTAGGGGATAAGGACGACGGGGTGAGCAAAGGCAACAAGCTCATCGTGCTCAAGCAAGGGCAGCGCGCGCGACTCCGGATGACCGGGATCGGCCAGTGGCCCCATGCCATGCACATGCACGGGCGTAATTTCCAGGTCGTCGCCAAAGACGGAACTGCCTTAGCGAATCCTGAGACCATGAATACGATTACGGTCCATCCAGGAGAGATATACGATATCGTCTTTACAGCGGGGTTCACCACTGAGGATCTGGGGATCTGGGTCTTTCACTGCCACCTCCTCGACCACGCCACGAACCACGATGTGTATCCCGGAGGGTTGATCAGTGCGGTTGTGATCACCAAGTAG
- a CDS encoding helix-turn-helix transcriptional regulator — protein sequence MDARAEPSTAKFQGFRQLFEQHLPQHPHFTYYQQTGDGGAMKLSDFLTQRQFHNLKLYSELYRPMRMEYAMSVALSSPRPFWIAVALHRSRRDFSERDRLLLNLLRPHLVQAYANAEVIRMMRQEVGLLGQAMEAKGQGVILLTKDGRVRLVTGQARQWLAEYFGRSSRQADRLPEVFGSWFMHEEVSMDVTDDAPLPRKPFVVEREGGRLVVRHLCEANRCILLMEERSVTIQPVSFESSGLTRREAEVLLWVAQGKTNTEIAAILGLSSRTVQKHLEHIFEKLGVETRAAAARMLALGTLRMR from the coding sequence ATGGATGCGAGAGCGGAGCCATCCACCGCCAAGTTCCAGGGTTTCCGACAGCTTTTTGAGCAGCACCTCCCACAACACCCACATTTCACCTACTACCAACAGACCGGCGACGGCGGCGCCATGAAGTTGTCGGATTTCCTCACCCAACGTCAGTTTCACAACCTGAAACTGTATAGCGAGCTGTACAGGCCGATGCGGATGGAGTACGCGATGAGCGTAGCGCTTTCCAGTCCCCGGCCCTTCTGGATTGCGGTCGCGCTGCATCGGAGCCGCCGCGACTTCTCGGAGCGAGACCGGCTTTTGCTGAACCTCCTCCGCCCACACCTGGTTCAGGCCTACGCGAACGCCGAGGTGATCAGGATGATGCGACAGGAGGTCGGGCTCCTGGGGCAGGCCATGGAGGCAAAAGGTCAGGGGGTGATACTCCTCACCAAAGACGGGCGTGTCCGACTCGTAACCGGTCAAGCGAGACAGTGGCTGGCGGAGTATTTCGGACGCTCATCACGACAAGCGGATCGCCTGCCGGAGGTGTTCGGGTCCTGGTTCATGCACGAGGAGGTCTCCATGGATGTAACTGATGACGCCCCGCTGCCTCGCAAGCCGTTCGTTGTGGAACGAGAGGGGGGGCGTCTGGTGGTTCGGCATTTGTGCGAGGCCAATCGTTGCATCTTGCTCATGGAAGAGCGATCTGTGACTATCCAGCCGGTATCTTTCGAGTCGTCAGGCCTTACCAGACGAGAGGCCGAGGTGCTCTTGTGGGTGGCGCAGGGCAAAACCAATACAGAGATTGCGGCGATCCTCGGTCTGAGTTCGCGGACTGTGCAAAAGCATTTGGAGCACATCTTTGAGAAGCTGGGGGTTGAGACACGCGCGGCCGCCGCGCGCATGCTTGCCTTGGGAACCTTACGTATGCGGTGA
- a CDS encoding TRAM domain-containing protein: MIGGGAAIGFSLALQASVGPNQWLLRLAGLLLGAWCGAVVNLLQRKFHQTSVTVIISGIIGFVLGLGLAELFFGAIAGLFGFIPAFIAMTMRAMVTIGTAYLGAAVAIEKSPAFSMAHLARLVREAPHGKGYKILDTSVLIDGRIADICEAGFLEGTLLIPQCVLRGLQQVADSSDPLTRNRGHLGLDLLQRIQKKLGVPVEISDIDFPEFHEVDAKLIALAKTHHAKVVTNDLNLYKVAMLHGIGVLHINELTTALKPMVLAGDELRVYILKEGKEYNQGIAYLDDGTMVIVDGGRRHIGQTVEVCVTSVVQTAAGRLVFCRLKEEAEAA, from the coding sequence ATGATTGGGGGCGGGGCGGCCATCGGGTTCTCTCTGGCCTTACAGGCCAGCGTCGGGCCGAACCAATGGCTGCTGAGGTTGGCCGGCCTGCTACTGGGAGCCTGGTGCGGTGCGGTGGTGAATCTCCTGCAGCGCAAGTTTCATCAGACCTCCGTCACAGTCATCATCAGCGGTATTATCGGGTTCGTCTTGGGCCTGGGCCTGGCCGAACTCTTCTTTGGCGCCATCGCCGGCCTTTTCGGCTTTATCCCAGCCTTTATTGCGATGACCATGCGGGCCATGGTTACTATCGGGACAGCGTACCTGGGGGCGGCGGTCGCAATCGAGAAGAGCCCCGCGTTCAGTATGGCGCACTTGGCGCGGCTGGTCCGGGAGGCGCCGCACGGGAAGGGCTACAAGATTCTGGATACCTCGGTGCTTATTGACGGCCGCATCGCGGACATCTGCGAGGCCGGATTTTTAGAGGGGACGCTGCTGATCCCCCAGTGTGTCTTACGGGGATTGCAGCAGGTTGCCGACTCCTCGGATCCGCTCACACGCAACCGGGGCCATCTGGGGCTGGATCTCCTGCAGCGAATCCAGAAGAAGCTTGGGGTGCCGGTCGAGATCAGCGACATAGACTTCCCCGAGTTCCATGAGGTGGACGCAAAATTGATCGCGCTGGCCAAGACCCATCACGCCAAGGTCGTGACCAACGATTTGAATTTGTATAAGGTAGCCATGCTCCATGGGATCGGGGTGTTGCACATCAATGAGCTGACTACGGCGCTCAAACCGATGGTGCTGGCGGGGGACGAACTGCGGGTCTACATCCTCAAAGAAGGCAAAGAGTACAACCAGGGTATTGCCTACCTGGATGATGGAACGATGGTCATAGTCGATGGCGGCCGCCGTCACATCGGCCAAACGGTCGAGGTGTGCGTCACCTCGGTGGTCCAGACGGCCGCGGGGCGTCTGGTCTTCTGTCGCCTGAAGGAAGAGGCCGAGGCGGCGTAA
- a CDS encoding helix-turn-helix transcriptional regulator codes for MAVSLATPSQIEIQIGFGRSRRDFSERDRLLLNLVRPHLVQAYQNAQAITEIQKETALLRRAMEMGNQGVVVLAKEGRIRLMTRQARAWLTEYFGSRSQSSDYLPETLRSWITHQETQLAHADDAPPSRTPLVLERDGARLVVRHLCEAEQCLLFLEERQTTVLPASLEPLGLTRRKTEVLHWVAQGKTNAEIAAILGLSPRTVQTHLEHIFKKLGVETRTAAATLALGWRPGAEAAQGKSPVKENRLLG; via the coding sequence ATGGCTGTATCGTTAGCCACGCCGTCGCAGATCGAGATCCAGATCGGATTCGGTCGCAGCCGACGGGACTTCTCAGAGCGAGACCGACTCCTCCTCAACCTCGTTCGCCCGCACTTGGTCCAGGCGTATCAGAACGCGCAGGCGATTACGGAGATACAGAAGGAAACCGCGCTTCTGCGCCGAGCGATGGAGATGGGCAATCAGGGAGTGGTGGTCCTCGCCAAAGAGGGACGAATCCGACTAATGACCCGGCAAGCGCGAGCCTGGCTCACGGAGTATTTCGGTAGTCGCTCACAGTCGTCGGATTATCTGCCGGAGACGCTCAGGTCATGGATCACGCACCAGGAAACCCAATTGGCGCACGCCGACGACGCCCCGCCGTCACGAACACCGCTGGTGTTGGAGCGAGACGGAGCGCGCCTGGTGGTGCGACACCTGTGCGAGGCGGAGCAGTGTCTGCTGTTCCTGGAAGAGCGACAGACGACCGTCCTACCGGCCTCCTTGGAACCCTTAGGGCTCACACGGCGTAAAACCGAGGTGCTCCACTGGGTGGCGCAGGGCAAAACCAATGCAGAGATTGCAGCAATCCTCGGTCTGAGTCCACGAACGGTACAGACGCACCTGGAGCACATCTTCAAGAAACTCGGCGTCGAGACGCGCACGGCGGCCGCCACCCTGGCCCTGGGCTGGCGCCCCGGGGCAGAGGCTGCCCAAGGGAAGAGTCCGGTCAAAGAAAACAGGTTGCTCGGGTGA
- the trxA gene encoding thioredoxin, with protein sequence MASNNVVQITDHDFDEQVMKGKGLILVDFWAEWCGPCRMVGPILDELATEYEGQITIAKLNVDENRQTSARFGIRSIPTILFFKDGAQVEQIIGALPKSAIKAKVQQHL encoded by the coding sequence ATGGCGTCGAACAATGTCGTTCAGATCACGGATCACGATTTTGATGAGCAGGTCATGAAAGGGAAAGGCCTGATCCTGGTTGATTTCTGGGCTGAATGGTGCGGTCCATGCCGGATGGTGGGGCCCATCCTTGATGAATTGGCAACCGAATACGAGGGGCAGATCACCATCGCCAAGCTGAACGTAGACGAGAATCGACAGACTTCGGCTCGATTCGGCATCCGAAGTATTCCGACCATCCTCTTTTTCAAAGATGGGGCGCAGGTCGAGCAGATCATCGGCGCGCTGCCAAAATCAGCCATTAAGGCAAAGGTGCAACAGCATCTGTAA
- the trpE gene encoding anthranilate synthase component I: protein MLHPSFDEFSRKAEDGNLIPVYREILADMETPVSAFRKIDRGEYAFLLESVEGGEKWGRYSFLGSNPGLVFKAKGATVEVITADGIQSHTIEKDLLEPLKAILQRYRPVRADDLPRFYGGMVGFLAYDVVRQFERLPMTTKDDLDLPDALFLLPDTLLIFDNVSHRIKVVSNAFVPEATPRRLREAYDDAVRKIDEVIEALRRPLDARYRPDADEGELQLCSTMSHAEFIQAVQRTQEYVRAGDVVQAVISQRLSTKTTADPFDIYRALRTINPSPYMYYLRLGDFRVVGSSPELLVRLEEGRIDLRPIAGTRPRGRNDTEDLALEQELLADPKERAEHIMLVDLGRNDVGRVAKVGSVAVSELMAVERYSHVMHIVSNVKGLLAEGYDAFDLLRACFPAGTVTGAPKIRAMEIIEELEPVRRGPYAGAIGYFGFSGNMDTCITIRTVIVADGTAHVQVGAGIVADSDPEREYEETMNKAKGMLKAIQMAQSGDLLSGWKG from the coding sequence ATGTTGCATCCATCGTTCGATGAGTTTTCACGAAAGGCCGAAGACGGGAATCTGATCCCGGTCTATCGTGAGATCCTCGCCGACATGGAGACGCCGGTGTCGGCCTTTCGGAAGATCGATCGTGGTGAGTATGCCTTCCTGTTGGAAAGCGTTGAGGGGGGAGAAAAGTGGGGCCGCTATAGCTTTCTTGGCAGTAACCCCGGTCTGGTCTTTAAAGCAAAAGGGGCAACGGTTGAGGTCATCACCGCGGATGGGATCCAATCCCATACGATTGAAAAAGACCTGCTTGAGCCATTGAAGGCAATCCTTCAGCGGTATCGGCCGGTGCGGGCCGACGATCTCCCCAGATTTTATGGGGGGATGGTAGGGTTTCTGGCCTACGATGTCGTTCGACAGTTCGAACGGCTTCCGATGACGACCAAGGACGATCTCGATCTGCCCGATGCGCTCTTCCTCTTGCCCGATACCCTGCTGATCTTCGATAACGTCTCTCACCGGATCAAGGTTGTCTCCAATGCCTTTGTTCCGGAGGCTACCCCCCGGCGGCTCCGGGAGGCATACGATGACGCCGTCAGGAAGATCGATGAAGTCATCGAGGCGCTGCGGCGCCCGCTCGATGCGCGCTACAGACCGGACGCGGACGAGGGGGAGTTGCAACTGTGCTCGACTATGAGCCACGCGGAGTTCATCCAGGCCGTCCAACGGACGCAGGAATATGTGCGCGCGGGAGACGTTGTTCAGGCGGTAATCTCTCAGCGTCTGTCAACTAAAACGACGGCCGATCCATTCGATATCTACCGGGCCCTCCGGACTATCAATCCGTCGCCCTATATGTACTACCTGCGGCTGGGCGATTTCCGGGTGGTCGGCAGTTCGCCTGAACTGCTCGTCCGATTGGAGGAGGGGAGGATCGACCTCCGTCCCATTGCCGGCACCCGCCCCAGGGGGCGCAACGATACAGAGGACCTGGCTCTGGAGCAGGAACTCCTCGCGGATCCCAAAGAACGGGCAGAACATATCATGCTGGTAGATCTGGGACGCAACGATGTGGGGCGGGTAGCAAAGGTCGGATCGGTCGCTGTGTCGGAGTTGATGGCGGTCGAGCGATATTCGCACGTGATGCACATCGTTTCCAACGTCAAGGGACTGCTCGCTGAGGGGTATGACGCCTTCGATCTGCTGCGCGCCTGCTTTCCCGCGGGGACCGTGACCGGCGCTCCCAAGATACGGGCTATGGAAATCATCGAGGAGCTGGAGCCCGTTCGTCGGGGGCCGTATGCGGGCGCGATCGGATATTTCGGCTTCTCTGGCAACATGGATACCTGCATTACCATTCGCACCGTTATCGTCGCTGACGGGACCGCGCATGTTCAGGTGGGCGCCGGGATCGTTGCCGACTCCGACCCGGAGCGGGAGTACGAGGAAACGATGAACAAGGCCAAGGGGATGCTCAAGGCGATCCAGATGGCCCAATCTGGTGATCTGCTCAGCGGCTGGAAAGGATGA
- a CDS encoding aminodeoxychorismate/anthranilate synthase component II — translation MLVVIDNYDSFTYNLVQYLGELGEHPRVFRNDQITLEAIEALHPDRIVISPGPKSPKEAGISCDLIIRFAGQVAILGVCLGHQCIGAAFGGRIVRAARLMHGKTSPIHHDGRTIFSGLPNPFEATRYHSLLVDREGFPDCLEISAQTAEGEIMGVRHKTHRIEGIQFHPESILTKEGKALLGNFLSLS, via the coding sequence ATGCTGGTCGTCATCGATAACTACGACTCCTTCACCTATAACCTGGTCCAGTATTTGGGCGAGCTCGGCGAACACCCTCGCGTCTTCCGGAACGACCAGATCACGCTGGAGGCGATTGAAGCCCTTCATCCGGATCGGATTGTCATCTCGCCTGGACCGAAGAGTCCCAAGGAAGCCGGCATCAGTTGCGATCTCATCATACGGTTTGCCGGACAGGTTGCGATCCTCGGCGTCTGTCTCGGTCATCAGTGCATCGGCGCCGCGTTCGGGGGCCGAATCGTGAGGGCGGCTCGTTTGATGCACGGCAAGACCTCTCCGATCCACCATGACGGTCGAACCATCTTCTCGGGACTTCCGAACCCATTTGAGGCGACGCGCTATCATTCGCTTCTCGTAGATCGGGAGGGGTTCCCGGATTGCCTGGAGATATCCGCACAGACTGCAGAAGGGGAGATCATGGGGGTTCGCCATAAGACGCATCGGATCGAAGGGATACAGTTCCATCCTGAATCGATCCTCACGAAAGAGGGTAAGGCCCTGCTCGGAAACTTCCTCTCCCTCTCCTGA